A genomic stretch from Saccharomyces paradoxus chromosome XVI, complete sequence includes:
- the COG4 gene encoding Golgi transport complex subunit COG4 (Essential component of the conserved oligomeric Golgi complex~similar to YPR105C), with amino-acid sequence MKGQESNASWESSIIEGQLSKNLARYTLLLDKLSTLSQIDKLSEVIANDYTKQSKQLNTFVQQSQSSLNKQSRKLELQRTNLTTTLTQFHETVGTISCSNARAKAIHDDIETVDQERALVNKTLQFVKDVRTLKNNISLAHSALETKDYLVAATAINEIRSLPDKNLIVSEFAKKVVPSSEIPEEPAILIKNWCKELTGLFREQFMKATRTQDIKELTLMFKMFPMIGQDVLGLDLYSKYVCDIIADESRKIMSNSMENSTKFQGFFSQVLLHLFKIVSTIINDHSKVIATCYGKKHMVHVMEKVEKEADLQASLILDIFMETRKIDRTIHDINDWAHSQKSEDRNMGSNQSDNETDGETEKNSIISIHDLAVLIIEFSQILQNWSMYSRFYSVKWNEFSDLHPHVLQPPPPISDGKFALKLEQDKVFDEFQAFVLNHLHRSFKNSISLEELPSLNDLITTVPFNDHDKNSYPVTSVLDDLILLVRKNLISVVNTGQFKLLSSFLNELVKFFQNRFLVKFMQNKFKLLQSKLTPNISLKRYIPKGEEQSATSRSVSPPANKFSPLSRFTFRGAAASALTNIQSNLQAVVAEDEDSILSLHHYLIYLNTLYLNKVYVHRLLSIEILEEDSQRILRDNFPFNNDAVQLQTLITNSEKLILEQTDKLSKWAVKYLFQNILQNRIRNLLGTVFVNSASSNSSMSNQNNVSRDYSAGANQRNYITSIEDFEDLSQINSFNSKWNQLITPYRNILHNEAYVELLSIIVNYIVATLEQRIWSLEFNELGVTKLDRELSLFIGNICGLNYNLREKFLKLTQIVLLLGLDDDNFDLATGDIKDDFNGAFDWVINSQERIKARNMKIDRRQ; translated from the coding sequence ATGAAAGGGCAAGAGTCGAATGCGTCATGGGAGAGCTCGATCATCGAGGGCCAATTGTCAAAAAATCTAGCAAGGTACACCTTATTATTAGACAAATTATCGACACTTTCTCAGATAGACAAGCTGTCAGAAGTGATAGCCAACGACTACACAAAACAATCTAAACAATTAAATACGTTTGTGCAACAGTCACAATCATCGCTCAACAAGCAGTCTCGGAAACTAGAACTACAAAGAACCAACCTTACAACTACTTTGACCCAGTTTCATGAAACCGTGGGTACCATATCTTGCTCAAACGCAAGAGCAAAAGCTATACatgatgatattgaaacGGTTGATCAGGAGCGAGCTTTGGTCAACAAAACGCTACAGTTTGTGAAAGACGTCAGGACGCTaaagaataatatttcACTGGCGCATTCAGCtttagaaacaaaagattacCTAGTTGCTGCGACAGcaatcaatgaaattaGAAGCCTCCCAGATAAAAACCTTATTGTATCTGAGTTTGCTAAGAAAGTGGTGCCCTCGAGTGAAATTCCTGAAGAGCCAGCTATACTAATAAAGAATTGGTGTAAAGAGCTGACAGGCTTATTCCGGGAGCAATTCATGAAAGCAACAAGAACACAGGATATTAAAGAGTTAACCTTAATGTTCAAAATGTTTCCTATGATCGGGCAGGACGTGCTTGGCTTAGATCTGTATTCCAAATACGTCTGTGATATTATTGCAGATGAAAGCAGGAAAATTATGTCCAATTCTATGGAAAATAGCACCAAATTCCAAGGATTCTTTTCTCAAGTACTCTTGcatcttttcaaaattgtaTCCACTATCATTAACGACCATTCAAAAGTCATCGCCACGTGTTATGGAAAAAAGCATATGGTGCATGTTAtggaaaaagttgaaaaggaagctGATCTTCAAGCTAGCTTGATTCTAGACATTTTCATGGAAACAAGGAAAATAGACAGAACCATACATGATATCAATGATTGGGCACATTCGCAAAAGAGTGAAGATAGGAATATGGGCAGTAATCAATCTGATAACGAAACAGACGGAGAGACGGAAAAAAACTCAATCATATCCATTCATGACTTAGCAGTATTGATAATAGAATTTTCTCAAATATTGCAGAACTGGTCCATGTATTCTAGATTCTATTCAGTTAAATGGAATGAATTTAGCGATTTGCATCCGCATGTATTGCAACCACCTCCACCAATATCAGACGGTAAATTTGCCTTAAAACTGGAACAAGATAAAgtatttgatgaattcCAGGCGTTTGTGTTGAACCACCTACACAgatcattcaaaaatagtATTTCATTGGAAGAATTACCTTCACTGAATGATCTTATAACTACCGTCCCCTTCAACGACCATGATAAAAATTCATACCCTGTAACGTCTGTTTTAGATGATTTGATATTACTGGTTCGGAAAAATCTAATATCGGTGGTTAATACTGGTCAGTTTAAGCTCTTATCAAGTTTTTTGAACGAGttggtaaaattttttcagaaccGATTTCTGGTCAAGTTCATGCAAAACAAATTCAAGTTGCTACAATCGAAACTAACTCCGAATatatcattgaaaagataCATCCCAAAAGGGGAAGAACAATCCGCAACATCAAGATCTGTTTCTCCACCAGCAAATAAGTTTTCTCCGTTGAGCAGGTTTACTTTTAGAGGTGCAGCCGCTAGCGCTTTAACAAATATTCAATCAAATTTACAGGCCGTGGTTGCAGAGGACGAAGATTCCATCCTTTCGTTACATCATTACTTGATTTACCTGAACACGTTGTATTTGAATAAAGTATATGTCCACAGGCTCTTATCCATAGAAATATTAGAGGAAGATTCGCAGAGGATTCTGAGGGACAATTTCCCATTCAACAACGATGCGGTGCAGTTACAGACTTTGATTACAAACTCAGAAAAATTAATCTTGGAACAAACAGACAAGCTAAGCAAGTGGGCCGTTAAATACTTGTTTCAGAATATCTTACAAAATAGAATCCGGAATTTATTGGGAACGGTTTTTGTTAATTCCGCCTCATCAAACTCCTCAATGTCTAACCAAAATAATGTGTCTCGTGATTATTCCGCTGGTGCGAACCAAAGGAATTACATCACAAGTATAGAAGATTTCGAAGATCTGTCGCAGATTAACAGTTTCAATAGCAAATGGAACCAATTGATTACTCCTTACAGAAACATTCTCCACAACGAAGCATATGTGGAGTTGCTATCTATCATAGTCAACTACATAGTGGCAACATTGGAACAAAGGATATGGTCTCTAGAATTCAATGAACTTGGCGTTACAAAACTAGATAGAGAGCTCAGCCTCTTCATCGGTAATATATGTGGCTTGAACTATAATTTAAGAGAGAAATTCTTAAAATTGACACAGATTGTGTTGCTTCTCGGCTTAGATGATGACAACTTTGATTTGGCTACAGGTGATATCAAGGATGACTTCAATGGTGCTTTCGATTGGGTGATAAACTCCCAGGAAAGAATTAAAGCTAGAAATATGAAGATTGATAGAAGACAGTAA
- the ISR1 gene encoding putative protein kinase ISR1 (Predicted protein kinase~similar to YPR106W), whose protein sequence is MNSTPPTSPVTRISDGAFPSIRNNSKDFAYHQPQKHKSTFAYSHLVSPVEEPTSKFSEAFQTNYSTKGPVAVSEAHLKNDLDVLFSTPRFYSPENLALMFRLSNTVPSLEFLDEFLMGILLAPQMDFLSNPSYSLPSNKPVGQGSYSYVYSISSTTSSRSNNDSGFVLKFAKSRHKSKVILQEALTLAYLQYVSPSTNKSHIIPFYGLTYITKSHFRRLRSNECVPGLILPKCEMSLYHFNTSVSHKLSLIGKRKIWWKLLKQMLEALKSLKANCIIHGDIKTANILIKGTPILNEGHCDDFQFYLADFTSAFHINQSPTDLNTTAEYCAPELIDNSSDHVPTFETDLYAVGLCLLSFISQHEPYNELQALVSHGSSPGIGSSSIQQSQWLINVLLKKDPINLNVLRGDLFQDWKSEVTLLSKILVERLSLEELITILENDYI, encoded by the coding sequence ATGAATAGTACACCTCCTACGTCCCCCGTCACCAGGATTTCTGATGGTGCCTTTCCATCTATAAGAAACAATAGTAAGGATTTTGCTTATCACCAACCGCAAAAACATAAGAGTACTTTTGCATATTCGCATCTAGTGTCTCCCGTAGAGGAGCCAACATCTAAATTTAGTGAAGCATTTCAGACCAATTATTCTACTAAGGGACCCGTAGCTGTCTCGGAAGCGCACCTAAAGAACGATCTAGATGTGTTATTTTCGACCCCCCGGTTTTATTCTCCGGAGAATTTAGCTTTAATGTTCCGTCTTTCTAATACAGTTCCTTCCCTAGAATTTCTGGATGAGTTTTTGATGGGCATATTACTTGCACCACAAATGGATTTTTTGTCAAATCCAAGTTATTCTCTTCCGTCCAATAAACCTGTCGGGCAAGGGAGTTATTCGTACGTGTACTCTATATCATCAACTACTTCCTCAAGGTCTAACAATGATTCAGGTTTTGTTTTAAAGTTTGCTAAATCACGGCATAAAAGCAAAGTGATTTTACAGGAAGCTCTAACGTTGGCGTATCTTCAATACGTGAGCCCTTCAACTAACAAAAGCCATATTATTCCATTCTATGGCTTGACATACATAACCAAATCCCATTTTAGAAGGCTGAGGTCCAATGAATGCGTTCCTGGCCTTATTCTTCCGAAATGCGAAATGAGTCTATATCACTTCAACACATCAGTATCACATAAACTTTCGCTGATagggaaaagaaaaatatggtGGAAACTTCTGAAGCAAATGTTGGAGGCATTAAAGTCTTTGAAAGCAAATTGTATAATACATGGTGACATAAAAACAGCAAATATTCTAATAAAAGGAACGCCTATTCTTAATGAGGGTCATTGCGACGACTTCCAATTCTATCTTGCTGACTTTACCTCAGCATTCCATATCAATCAATCGCCTACCGATCTGAATACTACAGCAGAGTACTGTGCACCAGAACTAATTGATAATTCTTCCGACCATGTTCCTACATTTGAAACAGACTTGTATGCCGTGGGACTTTGTCTCTTGTCATTTATATCCCAGCATGAGCCCTACAACGAACTTCAGGCATTAGTGTCGCATGGATCCTCTCCAGGTATTGGCAGTTCATCTATACAGCAGTCGCAATGGTTAATAAAtgttcttttgaaaaaagacCCTATAAATCTGAACGTGTTGAGAGGCGATTTGTTCCAGGACTGGAAGTCAGAAGTAACATTATTGTCCAAAATCCTCGTGGAGAGACTGTCTCTAGAAGAGCTGATAACTATACTC